TGTGAAGAACCCTACTGCATCTCAATTGGCGAGGATAGTTGATTTGAACGGGGAGTTAATGAAAGTACATGATGGGGCGGGGGATATTCTGAAAAAGCTCAGAAGGGTAACAGACCAGTATAGAGTACCTGAAGACGTGTGCTCAACATACGAAACAACATATAAAAAGCTGAAAGATCTGGAAACAGATCTATTCCAGCATATACACCTTGAAAACAATGTCCTCATTCCCCCTTTTGAAAAACAGATGATGTAAAAAAACCTATATTTGGCTCGTTTCGGTTGTCACATGTATCTCATTTTTTGTCTCTGAAGATGAGTCCTGGCAAGTGATTCGGAGGACACCCCGACGAGAGGAGGGAGGTACTGGGATTACCACCACACACATAACCCGCCTCACCTCTACAACCACCATGGACTGTATCGACCAGCTCCTCACCCGTCGCACCGTCAGGAAATATGCTAAGACCCCAATCCCCCAGGATAAGATTGACAAGATCCTGGAGGCAGGCCGCCAGTCCCCAAGCGCTGTCAACCGCCAGCCCTGGCACTTCCTCCTTATCACCGATCAGAACATCAAGGACAGAATCGGCGGGGGGTTCTTTAACCGCCACATCCGCACGAGCGCTTTCACTATTGTCGGGGCATACATTACCAACGATCCTATCACCAAACGCTGGGGCCTTACGGACACTGTCATCGCACTTCAGACCATGGTCATTGCCGCCCACCTCCAGGGTATCGGCACATGCTGGATAGGGGACTACAACGAGGTAAGGCTCAGGGAGACCCTCAACATCCCCCCAACCGCCAGCATTGCTGCTATCATCACTTTTGGATATGCCCACAAAGTACCTGGTACACGAAAAAAGAGGGCTCTAGATACAATACTTCATACCAATACTTGGTAACTATCCTGAAAAACACCACCAGACACCTGAAAGGGCTACTTCCGCGCAGGGATTCCGTTCGTGTTAGAGGGGTCGAGCGAGTTAAATACGCGCCTAATTACCCCTGATTTTGATACATATTGTTCTCTGTGGACGCTTCTTGACAAATGATTCTGGGGAAAATCTGAGGAGCGTTAAGGAGCTTAAAACTGGGTGGTTTCCATTTGAAAAGGGATATTTTTAAAGAGGTAGTATGGTGTATCTTTAGGAGGGTGATGGAAACTTGGAAACCCGCTCTCGCAGTATAACCATAAACCTCAACATAGGTACACTTTACGTATAATGAAATGCATTTAATAATTCACACTTTAAAATTAACCGCCACTGTTTGTGGTTATTGATTAGTAGGTAGATAGGGATATAGGAGTAAGTAGGTGGGTTTGAGGGTTAAAATTATAATTTCCATCTAGACCTTACCTAATCTGAAGCGCGAGGACCCGCATGCTAGAGAATATTTTCGCCAATTTGTCCAAATGTACAGGATTAAGATCATCCTGCAAGCGCGAGGCTGAAGCGTACGACCTCAGCTCCCTCCATAAGTACACGTTTACCCACTTTCATTAGTTCTTCGAGATTATCTTCTATTTTTGCGAAAACGTTGACTGGCTGCTTCATATCAACAGTTAGGCCTCTTGAGATGAATAGACCATAAGCAATGTATATTTCATCTGGAACATGAACAGGATCATCTCTAACGAGAAAACAGACTGCACCCGGTAGTATCCCAGCAACTCGCTGGTTTTCTCGTTCGACAGTCAAGTCAGGAGGCAAAGTGACCAATGCCTGTCCTGAGACTATGCTTTGATGGAATTTATATTTGAAAGGTAAACGTTCCTTGATAATTATACAGGTCTTTGGTGCTTCTTCTTCAATTAGACGCGCATAGAAGACGCCCCCCTTCTCAAATTCCAATTTCAGATAACTTAATTTAATCCACTCCAGCTGTTCGCAACTATCATCTTCATCCATGTGGCTGAGTTATAGAAGTTCGCCACGGCACTTCCGGGAGGAACTAACTCATCGCA
The sequence above is a segment of the Candidatus Bathyarchaeota archaeon genome. Coding sequences within it:
- a CDS encoding DUF3830 family protein, whose translation is MDEDDSCEQLEWIKLSYLKLEFEKGGVFYARLIEEEAPKTCIIIKERLPFKYKFHQSIVSGQALVTLPPDLTVERENQRVAGILPGAVCFLVRDDPVHVPDEIYIAYGLFISRGLTVDMKQPVNVFAKIEDNLEELMKVGKRVLMEGAEVVRFSLALAG
- a CDS encoding nitroreductase family protein, producing the protein MIRRTPRREEGGTGITTTHITRLTSTTTMDCIDQLLTRRTVRKYAKTPIPQDKIDKILEAGRQSPSAVNRQPWHFLLITDQNIKDRIGGGFFNRHIRTSAFTIVGAYITNDPITKRWGLTDTVIALQTMVIAAHLQGIGTCWIGDYNEVRLRETLNIPPTASIAAIITFGYAHKVPGTRKKRALDTILHTNTW